The DNA region TCAGGTTGGCACCACGCAGGTTCGCACCCTTTAGATTGCAACCCGTCAGATCACAGGACTGTGGGACGGTTTGAAAGAATAGGTCAGAATGGGAAATCGAGGGATAACCCGGAGCAACTCTTACCTCCAGATTGGCACCGGCCATATCCGCATCGTTCAGCGTGCAGTTGCGCATGTTGGCCGACTTGAGGTTGGCCACCCGCAGGCTGACGCCCTCCATCACGCTGCCCTCGAGCGTGGCCCCCTTCATGTTGGCGTTCTCCAGGCTGCACCGGGTCAGGTCGCAGCACTTCAGCTTCGCGCCCTGCAGATCGGCACAGGCCGCCATCACCGAGTGCAGCTTGGCGCCCTCGAGGTTGGCGCACCGCAGCTCCGCCCGCTCGAGACAGCACCAGCTCAGGTTGGCGTACGACAGGTTGCAGTGCGACAGGCAGGCGTACTTGAAGTTGATGTTGCGCAGGTCCAGCTTCGACAGGTTGATGCCGGACAGGTGCACCCCCTGGAACCGCAGCTCGGTCGTGTGCGACGAGGTGACCAGCGTGCGGATAAAGTC from Anopheles coluzzii chromosome X, AcolN3, whole genome shotgun sequence includes:
- the LOC120957322 gene encoding BTB/POZ domain-containing protein KCTD9, yielding MEPPNGTVPPAEQAADSDPVAPIRTAPEPDGRAERWVTLNVGGEIFTTTRLTLTNREPNSMIARMFAQDQLKPAEQDGQGAYLIDRNGHYFRPILDYLRHGRVIYDPHVSLQGILEEARYYGLDGLARLIQEIERADVSLTRLDFIRTLVTSSHTTELRFQGVHLSGINLSKLDLRNINFKYACLSHCNLSYANLSWCCLERAELRCANLEGAKLHSVMAACADLQGAKLKCCDLTRCSLENANMKGATLEGSVMEGVSLRVANLKSANMRNCTLNDADMAGANLESCDLTGCNLKGANLRGANLKGAQLEKLVTPVHMSQIDI